The DNA segment GCGAAGGCCCCGCCTACAATAGTGTCTTCAAACTCATCAAACGCCCATCAACGGCACACATCAATCGTTGTTACCGAGAAGCTCTTCAGATCGCCTACCGCAAAGGTGTGACGGGAGTACATTGTTTCGATGGACCGGAGTCATTTGGGTACCTGATGAAACTTGCCGAAAGTGGCCAGGTTGGCCTGAGGATGGAATACTATCCGGCCGCCAGCCTGTTGCCAAAGTTGCACATCACGGCAACGAAGTATGGAACAGGCACCGAGTTTTTCCGCATCGCCGGAGTGAAACTCTTCTCCGACGGTTCCCTCGGCAGCCAGAGCGCGCTGTGTTTCAACAAGTATAAAGGAAACCAGAACGTCGGCATCGAAGTACTTTCATCTAAAGAGATTCTTCGAATCGCCCGCTCTGCTGCCCGACTGGGCTTACCATGCGCGGTTCATGCCATAGGTGATCGCGCTGTGGCCAATGTTCTCGATGGCCTGGAGAAAGCTCCGGCACTTCGGTCACCCGCTCGCCACCGTATCGAACACCTGCAACTCGTCCGTCGGAAAGATATTCCCCGCCTGAAAAAAGCAAACATCATGGCCTCGATGCAACCCTCGCACCTCCCCTCGGATATTGACATGATGCGCAAGTATTGGGGATCACGAGGAGCCAACACATTTGTGTTTAGAACACTTTTGGACAAGGGCATTGATCTGGCTTTCGGATCGGATGTGCCCATTGAGCCGCTTGACCCGATTGCAGGGATCGCTGCGGCGGTGCGTCGTGCCCAACCCGGCAAACGTGATGTTTTCTAT comes from the Candidatus Zixiibacteriota bacterium genome and includes:
- a CDS encoding amidohydrolase, translating into MTTRSLISNARIYTMADGIIVNSMVVERGRVVAVGNQLEGVDCFRKHKRIDLGGRTVVPGFVDAHTHFVYFAMSLGRVWLQEFDTLDACLKEIKRSCHKLGKNDWVVGEGYLPDRFRQKVEPDRLMLDKVTGGRPAFIYSKDGHTAWVNSKALELAGISKQTRDPDGGEIVRLADGSPSGILREGPAYNSVFKLIKRPSTAHINRCYREALQIAYRKGVTGVHCFDGPESFGYLMKLAESGQVGLRMEYYPAASLLPKLHITATKYGTGTEFFRIAGVKLFSDGSLGSQSALCFNKYKGNQNVGIEVLSSKEILRIARSAARLGLPCAVHAIGDRAVANVLDGLEKAPALRSPARHRIEHLQLVRRKDIPRLKKANIMASMQPSHLPSDIDMMRKYWGSRGANTFVFRTLLDKGIDLAFGSDVPIEPLDPIAGIAAAVRRAQPGKRDVFYPEERISATEALHGFTVGPAIAAGQEHCRGQLMPGYPADFVVLSDDITRIAPSRIRNVKVLATVLDGKVKYRDQSVDI